The following coding sequences are from one Dreissena polymorpha isolate Duluth1 chromosome 8, UMN_Dpol_1.0, whole genome shotgun sequence window:
- the LOC127843203 gene encoding uncharacterized protein LOC127843203, with amino-acid sequence MKAKNGQEVLDRSSAICKICKVPLVYRTDSFENGADGGREHDPNDKCEEEDKDEVEDLEGLHGTDSNSCLTTTNVQTEVIDDARLEDQGTNSTSIPGIEQQQTLTRKQGKPYEH; translated from the exons ATGAAAGCGAAAAATGGACAAGAAGTACTGGATAGATCAAGTGCCATTTGTAAGATATGCAAAGTACCCCTTGTGTACAGAACAG ACTCTTTTGAGAATGGTGCAGATGGAGGCAGAGAGCATGATCCCAATGATAAATGCGAGGAAGAAGACAAAGATGAAGTAGAGGACCTAGAGGGA TTACATGGAACTGATAGTAACAGCTGTTTGACCACAACAAATGTACAGACTGAAGTCATAGATg ATGCACGATTAGAAGACCAGGGAACGAACAGTACAAGTATACCAGGCATAGAACAGCAACAGACTCTAACAAG aaaacaaggcaagccctatgagcactga